The Cheilinus undulatus linkage group 2, ASM1832078v1, whole genome shotgun sequence genome has a window encoding:
- the sfrp2l gene encoding secreted frizzled-related protein 2-like, with the protein MLLSVFSFILLSVLSRASDTVAPVPQSLGYSSSVRSVCKPMPSTLTLCHGIGYRQMRIPNLLGHDTLKEAQQQSAAWLPLISKLCHRDTKKFLCSLFAPVCLPELSGPVSPCRSLCEAVRDGCVPVMSAFGFPWPEMFNCSRFPRGTGLCIAATGEHEGRTAEDIRHEEALKGSVICDACSLAAEGEADIQENFCNSPYAFKMRLGSVSTVGGDRQLVPTARSRILRWAGGGAERAEGIGGAMAHSALWLQEGGTCTCPGLDSAETNKGRALEEDQVDKRQGKEGGKQENGTSGGWFLALAQAEEGRLVLTRLVRWSRGDKELKKFIRVLLKQTCPEL; encoded by the exons ATGCTTCTCTCGgtgttcagttttattttactctctgTACTCTCTCGTGCGTCTGACACCGTGGCCCCCGTGCCACAGTCTCTCGGGTACAGTTCCTCGGTCCGCTCGGTGTGTAAACCCATGCCGAGTACCCTGACTCTGTGCCACGGCATCGGCTACAGACAAATGAGGATCCCCAACTTGCTCGGCCATGACACTCTGAAGGAGGCCCAGCAGCAGTCGGCCGCCTGGCTGCCCCTCATCTCCAAGCTGTGTCACCGGGACACTAAGAAATTCCTGTGCTCCCTGTTCGCCCCGGTGTGTCTGCCGGAGCTCAGCGGGCCCGTCAGTCCGTGCAGGAGTCTGTGCGAGGCTGTGCGGGATGGCTGCGTGCCCGTGATGAGCGCCTTTGGTTTCCCCTGGCCAGAGATGTTCAACTGCAGCCGGTTCCCGCGCGGGACCGGACTCTGTATCGCTGCTACCGGAGAGCACGAGGGGAGGACAGCTGAAGATATCAGGCACGAGGAGGCGCTGAAAG GCAGTGTTATCTGTGATGCCTGCAGTCTGGCTGCTGAAGGAGAGGCTGACATCCAGGAAAACTTCTGCAACAGCCCATATG CATTCAAGATGCGTCTGGGCAGTGTGTCGACAGTGGGAGGAGACCGTCAGCTGGTGCCTACTGCCCGCAGCCGCATCCTGAGGTGGGCAGGGGGAGGTGCAGAGAGGGCAGAAGGGATCGGCGGCGCAATGGCCCATAGTGCTTTGTGGCTTCAAGAGGGAGGCACATGTACTTGTCCTGGTTTAGACTCTGCAGAGACAAACAAAGGCAGAGCGCTGGAAGAGGACCAGGTAGACAAGAGGCAAGGAAAAGAGGGAGGAAAGCAGGAGAATGGGACCTCAGGTGGCTGGTTCCTTGCCCTAGCTCAGGCTGAAGAAGGACGACTTGTGCTGACTCGACTGGTGAGGTGGAGCAGAGGAGACAAAGAGCTGAAGAAGTTTATCAGGGTTCTTCTTAAACAGACCTGTCCAGAGCTGTAG
- the lamtor1 gene encoding ragulator complex protein LAMTOR1: protein MGCCYSSENETLEQDHDERKPLIPPPVSKPPNGTDWITTSVPSARTDEQALLTSILTKTAQNIIDVSAADSVMIEQHEYMDKARQYSTKLAVLSNSLPQKKALTLPSLTSQPHQVLASDLVPYSDVQQVSKIAAYAYSAISQIKVDAKEDLVVQFAIP from the exons ATGGGTTGCTGTTACAGCAGCGAGAACGAGACCCTCGAGCAG GACCATGATGAACGCAAGCCGCTAATCCCCCCTCCAGTCAGCAAACCCCCAAATGGGACGGACTGGATCACAACTAGTGTCCCTTCGGCACGAACAGATGAACAGGCCCTCCTAACATCCATCCTCACCAAGACAGCACA GAACATTATTGATGTCTCAGCAGCTGATTCTGTTATGATAGAGCAGCATGAATACATGGACAAAGCCCGGCAATACAG taCAAAGCTGGCTGTGTTGAGTAACAGTCTGCCTCAGAAGAAAGCCCTCACTCTCCCCTCCCTCACCAGCCAGCCCCACCAAGTGCTTGCGAGTGACCTGGTGCCATACTCAGATGTTCAGCAG GTGTCCAAGATAGCAGCTTACGCTTACAGTGCAATCTCTCAAATCAAAGTGGATGCTAAAGAAGACCTGGTGGTCCAGTTTGCCATTCCTTGA
- the lrrc51 gene encoding leucine rich repeat containing 51 has protein sequence MYGAPVDLSFKNIICLADTWKEEPNIGLRPVKKNSDMKYESCSLRLNNNNISELHDLQGTVSHFLAEPSQLTWLDLSFNKISHIDQVLCELHELRVLYLHGNSIYILSEVNRLAVLPHLHSITLHGNVIETHKAYRNRVISALTHLKRMDFSAVTRQERELAKIWHHSNNRSRGSKETLQ, from the exons ATGTATGGTGCTCCTGTggatttatcttttaaaaacatcatctgTTTGGCAG ACACATGGAAAGAAGAACCAAACATTGGTCTACGACCTGTGAAGAAAAATTCAGATATGAAGTATGAAAGCTGCTCCCTGCGTCTCAATAACAACAACATCTCTGAACTTCATGACCTCCAGGGTACTGTCAGTCATTTCCTGGCTGAGCCATCACAGCTCACATGGCTGGATCTGTCCTTCAATAAAATCTCACACATTGATCAA GTTTTGTGTGAACTGCATGAGCTGCGTGTATTGTATCTTCATGGCAACAGCATTTATATTCTATCAGAAGTGAATCGGCTGGCGGTACTCCCACATCTACACAGCATCACACTTCATGGAAATGTCATAGAAACCCACAAAGCATACAG GAACCGCGTGATTTCTGCCTTGACTCACCTAAAGAGGATGGACTTCAGTGCTGTGACACGCCAGGAGCGAGAGCTGGCAAAGATTTGGCATCATAGCAACAACCGCAGCAGAGGCAGCAAGGAGACACTCCAGTGA